The Acidimicrobiia bacterium genome has a window encoding:
- the rbfA gene encoding 30S ribosome-binding factor RbfA, with amino-acid sequence MSRGSERMRRINELLREVIASEVVRLKDPGIGFVTITGVDTTPDLRAARIYYTVLGEVDEREETLKALRRAAPRIRSAVGEQVTLKYLPVLEFHYDEAIERGIRMEQLLRQLEKEGDGDRDITP; translated from the coding sequence CGGTAGTGAGCGGATGCGTCGTATCAACGAGCTCTTGCGCGAGGTGATTGCCTCCGAGGTGGTGCGGCTCAAGGACCCGGGCATCGGGTTCGTCACCATCACCGGGGTAGACACGACGCCCGATCTGCGCGCCGCTCGCATCTACTACACGGTGCTCGGGGAGGTCGACGAGCGCGAGGAGACCCTCAAAGCGCTGCGCCGGGCCGCCCCTCGTATCCGCAGCGCGGTGGGGGAGCAGGTGACGCTCAAGTACCTTCCCGTGTTGGAGTTCCACTACGACGAGGCGATCGAGCGAGGGATCCGGATGGAACAGCTACTGCGCCAATTGGAGAAGGAGGGTGATGGGGATCGAGACATCACTCCGTGA